The genome window CACAGTAATCGCAAGCCCGATAGCACTCGCTCCCAAACCACTTAAAAATGACATTAGAATTTGCGGTACAAAGTAGGAAATTACGCAAAATAGCACTAATGCAATACCTTTACCACGACTTAACTGCCACGTAAAACGAAGCGTTTCACCAATCCCATTAAATTCTTCAATCAAATAAGCATAGACTGACAAACAAAGTTTGATAAATAAAAACGCACCACCAATAATTAACGGAAAAGCGACTAAAGCTAATCCACTACCGGCTTGAGAACCAAAGAGTTGAGAAGCCATACCGATTGAAAGTGGGAGTACCATAAGAATATTCAGCACGATAACCGGAAATAATTTAGCTAATGAAACCGAAAGATTTTGAAAGAAATGTTTAAAACTGCCTCGATTAATATCTTTAATATTTAAGATAAGCAAGCTCGTCAGAAAAATATTTAAAACGCCCATTAATAAGAGAGGATACAAAGCAGATAGCGTCATTTCTGTATTATTGGCATCAACTTGCCCCATGTTAGGCACTAACAATAAATTCACAAGCTGTAATGCACTGAATAAAACGATTGCAAACAATGAAAAGTGCGTTGATTACGGATAAAATTCCAACTGTCTTGTAACAAATCGGGAAATTTAATGGGCATTTATCAATCCTTCTAACAGGTGTAAAAAAATTGTTGCAAAGTATAGCAACAGTTTAGTGTAACTGCATTAAAATCTACGCATTTTCGAGCGATAAAACTTATGCTATGCTGTTTTTATCGTTTTTTGCACAAAATTACTATTATGAACACGACTCTCCAAGCCGGACAACGCTATCTTGCTACCTATCCGAATCAAAAGAAGCTCTCACTGTTTATGCCTGATTATCGGCTAATTAGGTTAGTAAAACTTGCTTCTCGCTTTATGCCTGCTTTTGCTTGCTTTGCGATCTTATGGCAATACTTTTTTGCTGATCCGAGCCAATCCATTTTGGCTAATGCGATTATCACTTCACTCTTCGCATTAAGTTTACCCTATCAAGGACTCTATTGGTTAGGAAAACGGGCGACCTCACCTTTACCGCTTTCCCTGTTAGGCTGGTATCAAGAATTAAAACAAAAGCTGATTAATGAAAATAAAAAAGTCGAAGACCAAGCAATGCCCTCTTATCAAGATTTCGCCAATTTGCTACAACTTGCCGAACAAACTTGGGGTAATGAATATTTTGATAAGCTATAAAATGACAAAAAAATGCTAAAATTAGACCGCTTGTTTGCAGATAAAGACTTATCTATCGGTAAAAACAGCAAATGAAATGCTTGCAAAAAATACTGAAGGCTTTAGTATGGCGAACTTCATTTTTTATCTCATATACCGAACCGAAAATTTACTTAAAAACTCATAATTATGAATCAAGATACTCAATCAGCTAATACTCAACAAGAAAAAAAGATTGCCTATAATTTCAATAAATTACAAAAACGTTTACGCCGTAATGTCGGTAATGCGATTGCCGATTTCAATATGATTGAAGACGGCGATAAAGTAATGGTATGTTTATCCGGCGGTAAAGACAGCTATACATTATTAGATATTCTGCTCAACCTCAAACTAAGTGCACCAATTCACTTCGATATTGTGGCGGTCAATTTAGACCAAAAACAACCGGGTTTTCCGGAGCATATTTTGCCTGAATATCTCGAGTCTATCGGAGTTGAATACAAAATTGTCGAAGAAAATACCTACGGCATTGTAAAAGAGAAAATTCCGGAAGGCAAAACCACTTGTTCACTTTGCTCTCGCTTACGTCGTGGGATTTTATATCGCACCGCCACCGAACTCGGTGCAACTAAAATTGCCCTTGGTCACCATCGTGACGATATGCTGGAAACCTTATTCTTAAATATGTTTTACGGCGGTAAACTCAAATCAATGCCGCCAAAACTCATTTCGGATGACGGTAAACAAATCGTGATTCGTCCGTTAGCGTACTGCAAAGAAAAAGATATTGAAAAATATTCGCAAGCCAAACAGTTCCCGATTATTCCGTGTAACCTATGCGGCTCTCAACCAAATTTACAACGCCAAGTTGTCAAAGAGATGCTTCAAACCTGGGATCGTCAATATCCGGGGCGAATCGAAACCATGTTTAGTGCAATGCAAAACATTACCCTTTCTCATCTTTGTGATCCGAGCCTGTTTGATTTTAAAGGCTTAAAACGCGGTCAAGTGTTAGATGGTGTGGAAGGCGATATTGCATTTGATAAAGCGGAAATTCCAAATCAGCCGTTCATTCAAGATGAAGACGAACAAGCTGATTACAGCGAAAATGGAATGATTCAATTTAAAGAAGTCCAATAAAAACAAAGAGCAAACTTTTAAGTGCAAATTACGCTAAAGTTTGCTCTTTTTTTCTATGGCCGATTACCAACCCAAACGACCATCACTTTGTCATCTTGGTAACGGCGGCTAAATGCAAAATAAGACTTATTTTGTTCAACAATTTGCTGTCCTTTACCTACAGCGATATGATTTTTCCTAAAATTCGCTAATTTTTGCCAATGTGATTTTAATGCTTGGTTTTGGAATTTATTTTTTAAATCATCCCAATTCATATCCGAACGTGTTCCTTGAATCGGATCCGAACCGGTTGCACCAAATTCTCTTCCACTTTCATCACCATAATAAATTTGCACAGCTCCGGGAGCCAGCATTAATAAACTCAGCGCAGTTTTTTGTCTATCAAAATATCGTTCACTATCAGAATGGAAAAACAGACGAGTATCATGTGAAGACAAGTAACTCAACATATTAAAATCAGCTAATTTTTCACTCATTTTTTGATATGTGGGTTCAATATTCGCAAAACAGTTTAAACTTTCTTTAGCTTGATCTTGAAAATCAAAATTTATCATGGCATCAAAACCGTTTTGGAAATAATCACTTTTAACAATCGTATGTCCCCATGCTTCTCCCACCATCCAAAATTTATCATCAAATTTCTTCGTTGGATTTTTTTCTTGCCATTCGTGTAATGCT of Actinobacillus arthritidis contains these proteins:
- the yfbV gene encoding terminus macrodomain insulation protein YfbV, which codes for MNTTLQAGQRYLATYPNQKKLSLFMPDYRLIRLVKLASRFMPAFACFAILWQYFFADPSQSILANAIITSLFALSLPYQGLYWLGKRATSPLPLSLLGWYQELKQKLINENKKVEDQAMPSYQDFANLLQLAEQTWGNEYFDKL
- the ttcA gene encoding tRNA 2-thiocytidine(32) synthetase TtcA; the protein is MNQDTQSANTQQEKKIAYNFNKLQKRLRRNVGNAIADFNMIEDGDKVMVCLSGGKDSYTLLDILLNLKLSAPIHFDIVAVNLDQKQPGFPEHILPEYLESIGVEYKIVEENTYGIVKEKIPEGKTTCSLCSRLRRGILYRTATELGATKIALGHHRDDMLETLFLNMFYGGKLKSMPPKLISDDGKQIVIRPLAYCKEKDIEKYSQAKQFPIIPCNLCGSQPNLQRQVVKEMLQTWDRQYPGRIETMFSAMQNITLSHLCDPSLFDFKGLKRGQVLDGVEGDIAFDKAEIPNQPFIQDEDEQADYSENGMIQFKEVQ